A part of Drosophila bipectinata strain 14024-0381.07 chromosome 3L, DbipHiC1v2, whole genome shotgun sequence genomic DNA contains:
- the Nubp2 gene encoding cytosolic Fe-S cluster assembly factor Nubp2 homolog — translation MLDKVKNVIVVLSGKGGVGKSTVSTQLALALRQTGHKVGLLDIDLCGPSVPYLLGLEGSDIFQCDEGWVPIYTDESQTLAVMSIGFLLKNRTDPVIWRGPKKTMMIKQFLTDVKWDELDYLIIDTPPGTSDEHITVMECLREVPCNGAIIVTTPQGVALDDVRKEITFCKKTGIKLLGIVENMSGFVCPHCTSCTNIFSSNGGVELAKYAQIPHLGTLPIDPRVGVLAGTTASVLDELPDSTTAEVLRGLVQHLDGLTLTA, via the exons ATGTTGGACAAAGTAAAAAACGTAATCGTAGTGCTGTCCGGAAAAGGAGGCGTTGGCAAGTCCACCGTCAGCACACAACTGGCTTTGGCCTTGCGTCAAACTGGCCACAAG GTCGGCTTGCTGGACATAGATCTATGTGGGCCCAGTGTGCCGTATCTGCTGGGACTGGAGGGCAGCGACATATTCCAATGCGACGAGGGGTGGGTTCCTATTTACACGGACGAGAGCCAAACCCTGGCCGTGATGTCCATTGGATTTCTGCTGAAGAACCGTACTGATCCGGTAATTTGGCGTGGTCCTAAGAAGACCATGATGATCAAGCAGTTCCTCACCGATGTGAAGTGGGATGAGTTGGATTACCTGATCATCGACACTCCTCCGGGGACATCGGATGAGCACATCACCGTGATGGAGTGCCTCAGAGAGGTTCCCTGCAACGGAGCTATCATTGTGACCACACCACAAGGTGTTGCCCTGGATGATGTACGGAAAGAGATAACGTTTTGCAAGAAAACGGGCATTAAACTGCTAGGCATTGTTGAGAACATGAGTGG ATTCGTATGCCCGCATTGCACTTCCTGCACCAATATTTTCTCTTCAAATGGTGGGGTAGAGTTGGCTAAGTATGCCCAGATACCACATCTCGGCACCCTGCCCATCGATCCTCGTGTGGGAGTCCTGGCTGGCACCACTGCTTCTGTTTTGGACGAGCTGCCGGATTCCACTACAGCTGAAGTGCTGCGAGGACTGGTGCAGCACTTGGACGGATTAACTCTAACCGCCTAA
- the LOC108126377 gene encoding vesicle transport protein SFT2A — protein MDKLRRVLSGDEPTPEEESSIITQINDMSTLSWSTRIKAFCICFVLGILLSLLGSIALFLHRGIVVFAVFYTLGNIVSMASTCFLMGPFKQIKKMFAETRLIATSIVIVALIMTFISAIVLKKAGLTLIFIIIQSLAMTWYSLSYIPYARDAVKKTVSACFEV, from the exons ATGGACAAGCTACGCCGCGTTCTGAGTGGGGATGAGCCCACACCTGAGGAGGAGAGCAGCATCATCACACAG ATTAACGACATGTCCACTTTGAGTTGGTCCACTCGAATCAAGGCGTTTTGTATTTGCTTTGTGCTGGGCATTTTACTTTCGCTGCTGGGATCTATTGCCCTATTTTTGCATCGAGGAATTGTGGTCTTTGCGGTTTTCTATACCCTAGGAAACATAGTCTCGATGGCCAG TACTTGCTTCCTGATGGGTCCCTTCAAGCAGATCAAAAAGATGTTTGCCGAAACCCGCCTGATAGCCACCAGTATCGTGATCGTGGCCCTTATCATGACTTTTATATCAGCCATAGTG ttgAAAAAAGCCGGACTGACGCTTATATTCATTATCATACAATCCCTGGCCATGACCTGGTATTCGCTATCGTACATCCCATATGCCCGAGATGCTGTTAAAAAGACCGTGTCGGCATGCTTCGAAGTCTAA
- the mTerf3 gene encoding transcription termination factor 3, mitochondrial, producing MFFSAIRNNLKSSQNAAKYTAITAQLRHLRGQRSQQVEVGLITPTDVTTNQHDTAAEPTRESSKEVALDFGKREAHVPSFNLAAYVNNSSTLKKFIDLGVDLHSIEKRKGLGQFVLGLDFEKNVKPHISFLVDQGVSPDNFGRMFTKNPLLFKEDLDDLKTRVEYLKSKRFSDEARARILTQNPYWLMFSTRRVDRRLGYFQKEFRLSGHDLRLLATKEPNVITYNMEHLRKSVFTLREEMGFSPKELSALIVRRPRLMMTPPDDLIERFSYIHQDMGLSHAQIVQCPELLASREFRLRERHEFLKLLGRAQYNPQEDLYISPKTIVEGNNFYFVRNVAKSDLETFELFLKTR from the exons ATGTTTTTCTCAGCAATACGTAACAACCTAAAAAGTTCACAAAATGCAGCAAAATACACGGCTATTACTGCTCAATTACGGCATCTGCGAGGACAGAGGAGTCAACAAGTCGAAGTAGGACTTATTACGCCCACAGATGTAACCACCAACCAACATGACACAGCTGCAGAGCCTACTCGCGAAAGTTCGAAGGAGGTGGCTCTCGATTTTGGGAAACGGGAGGCCCATGTGCCCTCCTTTAATCTGGCGGCTTATGTCAATAACTCCAGTACCCTGAAAAAGTTTATTGACCTTGGAGTGGATCTGCACAGCATAGAAAAGCGTAAAGGTCTGGGTCAGTTTGTTCTTGGCCTGGATTTTGAAAAGAATGTCAAGCCACACATTTCCTTCCTGGTGGATCAGGGAGTTTCACCCGACAACTTTGGCAGGATGTTTACCAAAAATCCACTATTGTTCAAGGAGGATCTGGACGATTTAAAAACCCGCGTGGAATACCTGAAGAGCAAGAGGTTCTCAGATGAAGCCAGAGCCAGAATTCTCACTCAGAATCCGTATTGGCTGATGTTCTCCACCAGGCGAGTTGACCGCCGCTTAGGATATTTCCAAAAAGAGTTCCGGTTGAGTGGTCACGATCTTCGTTTGCTGGCCACCAAAGAACCTAATGTTATTACCTACAACATGGAACATCTGAGGAAATCGGTGTTTACCTTGAGGGAAGAAATGGGCTTCAGTCCCAAGGAATTAAGTGCTTTAATCGTTCGCCGACCGCGACTGATGATGACTC CTCCCGATGATCTTATTGAACGGTTCAGCTACATCCACCAGGACATGGGCCTTTCCCACGCGCAGATTGTCCAGTGTCCTGAGCTCCTGGCATCGCGGGAATTCCGGCTACGAGAACGCCACGAGTTTCTCAAGTTACTGGGCCGCGCTCAGTACAATCCGCAAGAGGATCTTTATATATCGCCCAAAACCATAGTAGAAggaaataacttttattttgtgcGAAATGTGGCTAAAAGTGATTTGGAAACGTTcgaattgtttttaaaaacgagatga
- the BNIP3 gene encoding BCL2/adenovirus E1B 19 kDa protein-interacting protein 3 isoform X3 yields the protein MAGIKSPDRITPLPFNNGEEYLRLLREAQRESNQSSRVVSLASSRRDTPRDSPKSPPNSPQSELCPDDELRNVYINYWTKAGDKQNPDNGDWLKSFNRNAEEQPPKSWNFEPVSADAGDEEEKKKTTTGYSIRLKRLGANSLFSREILYSLLVTNVLSLLLGAGFGLWLSKRGILLTRVVID from the exons ATGGCTGGGATCAAGAGCCCCGACAGAATCACCCCCTTGCCGTTCAACAATGGGGAGGAGTATCTGCGCCTTCTGCGCGAGGCCCAGCGCGAATCGAACCAGTCCAGCCGGGTGGTCTCGTTGGCCAGCTCGCGTCGTGATACGCCCCGAGACAGCCCCAAGAGCCCACCGAACAGCCCCCAGTCGGAGCTCTGTCCGGACGATGAGCTCAGAAACGTCTATATCAACTACTGGACCAAG GCTGGAGATAAACAGAACCCAGACAACGGAGACTGGCTGAAGAGCTTTAATCGCAATGCCGAGGAGCAGCCACCCAA gagCTGGAACTTTGAGCCTGTGAGCGCCGATGCTGGCGATGAGGAGGAGAAAAAGAAGACTACCACTGGCTACTCCATTCGCTTGAAGCGCTTGGGCGCCAACTCCTTGTTCTCCCGCGAAATTCTATACTCGCTGCTGGTGACCAATGTCCTCTCGTTGCTGTTGGGCGCCGGTTTCGG attgTGGCTGAGCAAGCGTGGCATACTCCTTACCCGTGTGGTCATTGACTGA
- the BNIP3 gene encoding BCL2/adenovirus E1B 19 kDa protein-interacting protein 3 isoform X1: MSTTPKSTEDLLGESWIELSTTAAMAGIKSPDRITPLPFNNGEEYLRLLREAQRESNQSSRVVSLASSRRDTPRDSPKSPPNSPQSELCPDDELRNVYINYWTKAGDKQNPDNGDWLKSFNRNAEEQPPKSWNFEPVSADAGDEEEKKKTTTGYSIRLKRLGANSLFSREILYSLLVTNVLSLLLGAGFGLWLSKRGILLTRVVID; the protein is encoded by the exons atgtctACGACACCAAAATCTACAGAAGATTTGCTTGGTG AATCTTGGATCGAGTTGAGCACAACAGCTGCCATGGCTGGGATCAAGAGCCCCGACAGAATCACCCCCTTGCCGTTCAACAATGGGGAGGAGTATCTGCGCCTTCTGCGCGAGGCCCAGCGCGAATCGAACCAGTCCAGCCGGGTGGTCTCGTTGGCCAGCTCGCGTCGTGATACGCCCCGAGACAGCCCCAAGAGCCCACCGAACAGCCCCCAGTCGGAGCTCTGTCCGGACGATGAGCTCAGAAACGTCTATATCAACTACTGGACCAAG GCTGGAGATAAACAGAACCCAGACAACGGAGACTGGCTGAAGAGCTTTAATCGCAATGCCGAGGAGCAGCCACCCAA gagCTGGAACTTTGAGCCTGTGAGCGCCGATGCTGGCGATGAGGAGGAGAAAAAGAAGACTACCACTGGCTACTCCATTCGCTTGAAGCGCTTGGGCGCCAACTCCTTGTTCTCCCGCGAAATTCTATACTCGCTGCTGGTGACCAATGTCCTCTCGTTGCTGTTGGGCGCCGGTTTCGG attgTGGCTGAGCAAGCGTGGCATACTCCTTACCCGTGTGGTCATTGACTGA
- the Pss gene encoding phosphatidylserine synthase: MKKRSSSRGSPPTSADSAADGDHPAYKSGAASAPATPTKRRDASDGSGSSAGARRKRKDEIAQTFVIVNERPVDDISLDFFYKPHTITLLAVSVLAVMYFAFVRNEANVDENLWAGLLCIVFFFLIVSVIAFPNGPFTRPHPAVWRILFGCSVLYLLTLQFLMFQNYPTIRSIFYWIDPKLKNFHIDMEKEYGVNCSDISWDRVKGHLDVFAWGHFLGWAFKAILIRHMGILWAISVMWEITEITFAHLLPNFIECWWDALILDVIICNGLGIWMGLKICQMLEMREYKWASIKDISTTTGKIKRAMLQFTPESWSAIRWLDPKSTAMRFAAVIQLVIFWQVTELNTFFLKHIFEMPPDHFIVIGRLIFIGLFVAPSVRQYYVYVTDTRCKRVGTQCWVYGAIMVSEAILCIKNGKELFERTQAINIVLWLTIQVLISVAFVYLAVWWQQRQLKKDSSTQTNSKGGSPAISSSPSKGKLSPQKDKKLK; encoded by the exons ATGAAAAAGCGCTCCAGTTCACGTGGCAGCCCCCCGACCTCGGCAGATTCGGCGGCTGATGGTGACCATCCCGCCTACAAGTCGGGGGCGGCCAGTGCCCCGGCCACACCCACAAAGAGGAGAGATGCCAGCGACGGGAGTGGAAGCAGTGCCGGAGCGCGAAGAAAGCGCAAGGACGAGATCGCCCAGACGTTTGTAATCGTAAACGAGCGCCCGGTGGATGACATATCGCTGGATTTCTTCTACAAACCGCACACCATCACCTTGCTGGCGGTATCAGTTCTCGCGGTCATGTACTTTGCCTTTGTCAG GAACGAGGCGAACGTCGATGAGAATCTCTGGGCCGGCCTTCTCTGCATTGTGTTCTTCTTTCTGATCGTTTCCGTGATAGCTTTTCCCAATGGACCGTTTACTCGCCCCCATCCCGCCGTTTGGAGGATTCTGTTTGGATGTTCGGTGTTGTACTTGCTCACGTTACAATTTCTAATGTTCCAAAACTATCCAACCATAAGGAGTATATTCTACTGGATCGATCCAAAGTTGAAAAACTTTCACATAGATATGGAAAAG GAATATGGCGTTAATTGCTCGGACATCAGCTGGGACCGGGTCAAAGGACACTTGGATGTCTTTGCCTGGGGCCATTTCCTTGGATGGGCCTTCAAGGCCATCCTTATCCGTCACATGGGCATTCTGTGGGCCATTTCGGTCATGTGGGAGATTACCGAGATCACATTCGCCCATCTACTGCCCAACTTCATCGAGTGCTGGTGGGATGCCCTCATTCTTGATGTGATTATCTGCAACGGCCTCGGAATCTGGATGGGCCTGAAAATCTGCCAGATGCTCGAGATGCGCGAGTACAAGTGGGCCAGCATCAAGGACATATCCACCACAACCGGCAAAATCAAGCGCGCCATGCTACAGTTCACGCCCGAGAGCTGGTCCGCCATCCGATGGCTGGATCCCAAGTCCACTGCGATGCGATTCGCAGCAGTCATACAGCTGGTTATCTTCTGGCAGGTCACCGAGCTGAATACGTTCTTCTTGAAGCATATTTTCGAGATGCCGCCAGATCACTTTATTGTGATTGGACGCCTCATATTCATTGGACTGTTTGTTGCGCCCTCAGTTAG GCAATACTACGTATATGTCACTGATACGCGCTGCAAGAGAGTCGGCACCCAGTGTTGGGTTTACGGCGCCATCATGGTCTCCGAGGCCATTCTGTGCATCAAGAATGGCAAGGAGTTGTTTGAGCGCACGCAAGCCATCAACATTGTCCTGTGGCTGACGATCCAAGTGCTAATTTCGGTGGCATTTGTGTACCTGGCTGTTTGGTGGCAG cAACGGCAGCTTAAAAAGGATTCATCGACTCAAACAAACAGTAAAGGAGGTTCTCCTGCCATCTCATCCTCGCCATCTAAAG GTAAATTGTCGCCGCAAAAAGACAAGAAACTTAAGTGA
- the BNIP3 gene encoding BCL2/adenovirus E1B 19 kDa protein-interacting protein 3 isoform X2, with protein MIGLPQSWIELSTTAAMAGIKSPDRITPLPFNNGEEYLRLLREAQRESNQSSRVVSLASSRRDTPRDSPKSPPNSPQSELCPDDELRNVYINYWTKAGDKQNPDNGDWLKSFNRNAEEQPPKSWNFEPVSADAGDEEEKKKTTTGYSIRLKRLGANSLFSREILYSLLVTNVLSLLLGAGFGLWLSKRGILLTRVVID; from the exons ATGATTGGTCTGCCAC AATCTTGGATCGAGTTGAGCACAACAGCTGCCATGGCTGGGATCAAGAGCCCCGACAGAATCACCCCCTTGCCGTTCAACAATGGGGAGGAGTATCTGCGCCTTCTGCGCGAGGCCCAGCGCGAATCGAACCAGTCCAGCCGGGTGGTCTCGTTGGCCAGCTCGCGTCGTGATACGCCCCGAGACAGCCCCAAGAGCCCACCGAACAGCCCCCAGTCGGAGCTCTGTCCGGACGATGAGCTCAGAAACGTCTATATCAACTACTGGACCAAG GCTGGAGATAAACAGAACCCAGACAACGGAGACTGGCTGAAGAGCTTTAATCGCAATGCCGAGGAGCAGCCACCCAA gagCTGGAACTTTGAGCCTGTGAGCGCCGATGCTGGCGATGAGGAGGAGAAAAAGAAGACTACCACTGGCTACTCCATTCGCTTGAAGCGCTTGGGCGCCAACTCCTTGTTCTCCCGCGAAATTCTATACTCGCTGCTGGTGACCAATGTCCTCTCGTTGCTGTTGGGCGCCGGTTTCGG attgTGGCTGAGCAAGCGTGGCATACTCCTTACCCGTGTGGTCATTGACTGA
- the LOC108126376 gene encoding uncharacterized protein, translating into MPRRQGNFLNTLLLLKRPVQKMWVELSVGQIGTRRDRFLQQLIKIRVDGCHLIKFRSKNRILNAVLRKLLQSGNYPDECPLLANVNYTSTHFALNPDHFPAYMPDMKFNTKLVFQLSKTITLIRASVDAEVMRRS; encoded by the exons ATGCCCAGGCGGCAGGGGAACTTCCTCAACACCCTGCTCCTGCTGAAGCGTCCCGTCCAGAAGATGTGGGTGGAACTGAGTGTGGGTCAGATCGGGACTAGGAGGGATCGCTTCCTCCAGCAGCTGATCAAGATCCGAGTGGATGGCTGTCATCTAATCAAGTTCCGAAGCAAAAATCGCATTCTGAATGCCGTGCTGAGAAAGCTACTGCAATCGGGAAACTATCCAGACGAGTGTCCACTCTTGGCG AATGTAAACTATACCTCCACACATTTTGCCCTCAATCCGGATCACTTTCCCGCCTACATGCCGGACATGAAGTTCAACACGAAATTGGTCTTCCAGCTGAGCAAGACCATCACCCTGATCAGGGCCAGTGTGGACGCCGAGGTGATGAGACGTTCCTAA
- the Rcd2 gene encoding uncharacterized protein Rcd2, with product MDIKIFIFYMILWIAELLAQPIIPEDDIEPYQCPPDHNDWPTYNDGFSCIPCQEPHCPIFVMGEGVDTNGCPVFECLEEAPVCKDNTTSAKYYLDRCTLCDACSELQHCVEYCLVEPRDCWSNISKELKTEGDSWTEEHGCRECNCREGNISCTQYWCKPLDCKPEEYIHHDNECCPTCPEKEADISSEAPKEVSTESSSTSPILDFTEGFSESTEFTDSTPNPVKSYTDDSTTAMASSSEYFSETSTDSTTFFDLQSSTDSTTFSNLDSSTTDQISEEPDIFSSSTEQTTDKDELSTETVASTVRSPVVTDTPYIPELPPVINQTKEGGDSEPTRRATKNDAIEESQTQDNFNFFYMILIFIPLVCIVIWIVLIVIKGIKDKSDKVEYKPTSTQPQEDGPEEVYPFLTILKGENIHKETTRV from the exons ATGGACATCAAGATCTTCATATTTTATATGATCCTGTGGATTGCCGAATTATTGG CCCAACCCATTATTCCGGAGGATGATATCGAGCCCTACCAATGCCCCCCCGACCATAATGACTGGCCCACCTACAATGACGGCTTCTCGTGCATTCCCTGTCAGGAGCCCCATTGTCCGATATTCGTGATGGGCGAGGGAGTGGACACCAATGGATGCCCCGTCTTTGAGTGCTTGGAGGAGGCACCCGTTTGCAAAGACAATACCACATCCGCCAAGTACTATCTGGACAGGTGTACGTTGTGCGATGCGTGCTCCGAACTACAACACTGTGTGGAGTACTGCCTGGTAGAGCCCAGGGACTGTTGGTCCAATATATCCAAAGAACTGAAAACCGAAGGCGACTCCTGGACGGAGGAGCACGGCTGCAGAGAATGCAACTGCAGAGAGGGGAATATCTCCTGCACCCAGTACTGGTGCAAGCCCCTAGATTGTAAACCAGAGGAGTATATCCATCACGATAACGAATGCTGTCCAACTTGCCCAGAGAAGGAGGCAGACATTTCCAGCGAAGCACCGAAAGAGGTGTCTACAGAAAGCTCCTCCACTAGCCCTATTTTGGATTTCACTGAAGGCTTCAGTGAAAGCACAGAATTCACGGATTCGACACCCAACCCTGTGAAGAGCTACACAGATGATAGCACCACAGCCATGGCCAGCAGCTCTGAATACTTCAGCGAAACTTCTACGGATTCAACAACCTTCTTTGATCTTCAGAGCTCGACCGACTCAACCACATTCAGTAATCTCGATTCGTCAACAACGGATCAGATTTCCGAAGAGCCAGATATCTTCAGTTCGAGCACCGAGCAGACCACTGACAAGGATGAGCTATCCACTGAAACTGTGGCAAGCACGGTGCGTTCTCCGGTTGTAACAGACACACCGTACATTCCGGAACTACCACCAGTTATAAACCAGACGAAGGAGGGTGGCGATTCGGAACCAACTCGCAGAGCCACCAAAAACGATGCCATTGAAGAGTCCCAGACACAGGACAACTTCAATTTCTTCTatatgattttaatatttattccaTTAGTCTGCATAGTGATTTGGATAGTGCTCATAGTGATCAAAGGGATAAAAGACAAAAGCGATAAAGTCGAATACAAACCAACCTCAACTCAGCCCCAGGAGGATGGCCCGGAGGAGGTCTACCCGTTCTTGACCATCTTGAAGGGGGAAAATATTCACAAAGAGACGACACGGGTCTAA